In Arachis stenosperma cultivar V10309 chromosome 1, arast.V10309.gnm1.PFL2, whole genome shotgun sequence, one DNA window encodes the following:
- the LOC130940463 gene encoding 14 kDa proline-rich protein DC2.15-like: protein MDFPRSSSSLALFVSINLLVFALASGCYTCSHPTQPKYPNSFFSFPNPNNNKGCPRDALKLGVCAKILNGPIGAVVGSPPDHPCCSVLDGLIDLEVAVCLCTAIKANILGIDLNIPISLSLLLNACEKTPPSDFQCS, encoded by the coding sequence ATGGATTTTCCTAGATCTTCAAGTTCTCTTGCTCTCTTTGTCTCCATCAACTTGCTCGTCTTTGCACTAGCAAGTGgatgctacacttgttcacaccCTACTCAACCTAAATACCCTAACTCATTTTTCTCTTTCCCAAACCCTAACAATAATAAGGGATGTCCAAGAGATGCATTGAAGCTTGGAGTATGTGCCAAGATTCTTAATGGACCCATCGGTGCTGTGGTGGGTTCACCGCCGGACCATCCGTGTTGCTCAGTCCTAGATGGACTCATTGACCTCGAAGTGGCGGTTTGCCTTTGCACAGCGATCAAAGCTAACATTCTTGGAATTGACCTTAATATCCCAATTTCACTTAGCTTGCTCCTTAATGCTTGCGAGAAGACTCCACCCTCTGACTTCCAATGCTCCTAA